The following are encoded in a window of Fulvia fulva chromosome 7, complete sequence genomic DNA:
- a CDS encoding ATPase family protein has product MSDQTATSTPQAANPQKKTGKMHVNDALHVVVRLTQSKGLEGAFRVQVLPESLQQAGLTTGDLCEISNEEGTTGYGIAWRADDKINRPKNRPAKITEIFQSAFGFEEGSKVTISRTTSQIHRADRIVLSDVSPQEYISSNEADDGLWQARVIGLFAACEGIAPGITFDVTKRKSKKRFFVESVEAANAPNDSLFRYEDQTTLVFRDSALDGNANGLATHATDEPTNGVRDRGIANFPSLRTIDVRSRLNMDRIGGLLEQCQKLNSQLRRVLSNHQALTRYASRCPNPAVLLHGYGGTGKTMLLERLAECGFKKVVRLNRSVLNGGSVAKNQAVIENSFQEAIDSQPSLIIIDNLEKLAPAEDIAYATVLATNMRRVQDSRVMIAGATRALSSVEASLFDDDCFSRLIELHIPDLRAREQILNVLQHKPAFAQDSLSTRIAARTHGFTGRDLARLRKTAAIYAADRFDVEEEEMAVARSPTPPAYTNVVSPNDNSPPNARNGDEGDVLLCDFEIALQEVKPTALREIFTEKPKTSWTDIGGSRKVKESFDKVIGWPLQQKELLAKFQYQPPKGALLYGPPGCSKTLTAQAVANMYNFNFIAVKGAELVSMYVGESERAIREVFRKARTAAPCVIFFDEIDAIGSDRDSGTRGLNVLTTLLNEMDGFESLRDVFILAATNKPETLDPALMRPGRFDSHVYLGPPNELARMEILNIATRNVALASDISFDTLVADTAGYSGAEMVRICQSAKEPAIERAMRGEDARVTAADFEGVLAVTRRGITQEMLDAYEAFSAKKDA; this is encoded by the exons ATGTCTGACCAGACCGCGACCTCGACACCCCAGGCTGCGAACCCACAGAAGAAGACGGGCAAGATGCACGTCAACGACGCACTCCACGTTGTCGTCCGACTCACTCAATCTAAAGGACTGGAAGGGGCCTTCCGTGTGCAGGTGCTACCAGAGAGCTTGCAGCAGGCAGGCCTGACTACTGGTGATTTGTGCGAAATCTCCAATGAAGAAGGCACGACTGGCTATGGAATTGCGTGGAGAGCTGACGACAAGATCAATCGACCGAAGAACAGACCTGCTAAGATTACAGAGATCTTTCAGAGCGCATTTGGGTTCGAAGAAGGCTCGAAGGTCACCATTTCTCGGACTACCTCACAGATCCACCGAGCCGACCGAATTGTGCTGTCAGACGTGTCCCCGCAGGAGTATATCAGCTCGAATGAGGCTGACGATGGACTGTGGCAGGCTCGTGTAATTGGACTTTTCGCGGCTTGTGAGGGGATCGCACCTGGCATCACATTCGATGTTACGAAGCGAAAGTCCAAGAAGCGATTCTTCGTTGAGAGTGTCGAGGCTGCGAACGCACCCAACGACTCCTTGTTTAGATATGAGGATCAAACAACTCTCGTCTTCCGCGATAGCGCTCTCGATGGCAATGCCAACGGCTTGGCTACTCATGCGACAGATGAGCCAACAAATGGTGTCCGTGACCGTGGGATTGCCAACTTTCCCAGTCTGAGGACGATCGATGTGCGCTCTCGTCTCAACATGGATCGCATCGGTGGGTTACTCGAGCAATGTCAGAAGCTCAACTCTCAACTACGCCGCGTATTAAGCAACCACCAAGCCCTCACTAGATACGCCTCAAGGTGTCCTAACCCAGCAGTCCTGCTGCACGGCTATGGAGGCACTGGGAAGACAATGTTACTGGAGAGACTTGCCGAGTGCGGCTTCAAGAAGGTCGTCCGTCTCAACCGATCTGTCCTCAACGGTGGTAGCGTGGCGAAGAACCAAGCTGTCATCGAGAATAGCTTCCAGGAAGCGATTGATAGCCAGCCTTCCTTGATCATCATTGACAATCTCGAAAAGCTGGCTCCTGCCGAAGATATTGCCTACGCCACAGTCCTCGCCACCAACATGCGTCGTGTTCAGGACAGCCGGGTCATGATCGCTGGTGCTACCAGGGCGCTATCCAGCGTCGAGGCGTCTCTTTTCGACGATGACTGCTTCTCAAGGCTTATCGAACTACATATTCCTGATCTCAGAGCGAGAGAACAAATCCTGAACGTCCTACAGCACAAGCCAGCATTTGCACAGGACTCATTATCTACGAGAATCGCGGCACGGACACATGGCTTCACAGGTCGTGACCTCGCTAGACTTCGCAAAACCGCTGCGATCTACGCCGCTGATCGTTTCGACGTGGAAGAGGAAGAAATGGCCGTGGCACGCTCTCCAACACCGCCTGCATACACCAATGTGGTGTCTCCAAACGACAACAGCCCGCCGAACGCACGAAATGGCGACGAGGGTGATGTACTGCTCTGCGATTTCGAGATTGCGCTTCAAGAAGTGAAGCCGACTGCACTACGCGAGATCTTTACCGAGAAGCCTAAGACATCGTGGACCGACATTGGAGGGTCTCGCAAGGTCAAAGAAAGCTTCGACAAGGTGATTGGGTGGCCGCTGCAGCAAAAAGAGCTCCTCGCCAAGTTCCAGTATCAACCTCCGAAGGGCGCGCTTCTGTATGGTCCGCCAGGCTGTTCGAAAACACTCACTGCTCAAGCTGTTGCAAACATGTACAACTTCAACTTTATCGCTGTCAAGGGTGCAGAATTGGTCAGCATGTACGTCGGAGAATCGGAGAGGGCTATTCGAGAG GTCTTCCGTAAAGCTCGCACAGCAGCGCCGTGTGTCATCTTCTTCGACGAAATCGACGCGATCGGCTCTGATCGCGACAGCGGCACCCGGGGGCTGAACGTCCTCACCACCCTGCTCAACGAAATGGACGGATTCGAGTCACTGCGCGATGTCTTCATACTAGCAGCAACCAACAAGCCCGAGACACTTGATCCCGCGTTGATGCGACCAGGACGATTTGACTCGCATGTCTATCTAGGACCACCGAACGAACTTGCTCGAATGGAGATACTGAACATCGCGACGCGCAACGTAGCACTGGCCAGCGACATAAGCTTCGACACCCTGGTCGCAGACACGGCTGGCTATTCTGGTGCTGAGATGGTCAGAATCTGTCAATCCGCGAAGGAGCCTGCGATTGAGAGAGCAATGCGCGGAGAGGATGCTAGGGTCACTGCTGCTGACTTCGAAGGCGTACTGGCAGTGACGCGGCGGGGTATCACACAGGAGATGCTGGATGCATATGAAGCGTTTTCGGCCAAGAAAGATGCGTAG